One segment of Sinorhizobium sp. BG8 DNA contains the following:
- a CDS encoding YigZ family protein: MFTLQRVETFEQDIKKSRFVAWAGPIADEEAARAFIAAHSDPTATHNCWAWRIGQTYRFNDDGEPSGTAGKPILQAIDGQSLDGAVAVVTRWFGGVLLGSGGLVRAYGGTAAQCLRSAEKTRIVPTVKATVGCEFSDLALVKARLNALADVRIESETFNAGGAELSVALPKQDAADVVRLVTDLTSGRATIALPD, encoded by the coding sequence ATGTTCACCCTCCAACGCGTCGAGACCTTCGAGCAGGACATAAAGAAGAGCCGCTTTGTCGCCTGGGCCGGGCCGATAGCTGATGAAGAGGCAGCGCGCGCCTTCATCGCGGCACACTCCGACCCGACAGCGACCCACAATTGCTGGGCGTGGCGGATCGGCCAGACCTATCGCTTCAACGACGACGGAGAACCGAGCGGTACGGCGGGAAAGCCGATTCTGCAGGCGATCGACGGGCAATCTCTTGACGGTGCCGTGGCGGTCGTGACGCGTTGGTTCGGTGGCGTCCTGCTTGGCAGCGGCGGCCTCGTGCGCGCCTATGGCGGCACCGCCGCGCAGTGCCTGAGGAGTGCGGAGAAGACGAGAATAGTCCCGACCGTCAAGGCGACGGTCGGATGCGAATTTTCTGACCTTGCCCTGGTGAAGGCAAGGCTCAATGCGCTTGCGGACGTGCGTATCGAATCCGAAACCTTCAACGCAGGCGGGGCGGAACTCTCCGTCGCTCTGCCGAAACAGGATGCGGCCGATGTAGTTCGTCTCGTCACGGACCTGACCAGCGGGCGAGCCACGATCGCCCTGCCCGACTAG
- a CDS encoding methyl-accepting chemotaxis protein encodes MAFRNLSILNKIGLVVVVMGLSSILLAMVGARGLSALESTMTAVGAKEEVAREAMDLRVDIIAISRMTYQLAAAPEKAEDFAAETEKRAKEMLDRLPKIEAAADATQLAQVGKIRQVLERYFNDIRAMVDTARASGGTDRQSIDAALSEALAAQKTVTEAVKEYSTYSGDALAAARAEALESSSLAMWIEIIAAAGCIIFGAAVSLVVARRGIVLPVRRLTAIMTRMANGELEGVEADVSRQDEIGEMARAVEVFRRNGISMRDMKAQEAELHARTNDLQSSISSVVAAAVAGDFTQRITKDYDSENLNRFAGSVNELVSSVDRAVTEVRRVIAALAEADLTQGMEGKFQGAFAELQTNVNMTMVTLRSTMENVRSAAGTINHNSAELSSAANNLAKRTEQQAAALEETAAALDEITSTVQTASERANEARSMVQDTRQSAGKSGEIVRSAIDAMGRIESSSSRINQIISVIDEIAFQTNLLALNAGVEAARAGEAGRGFAVVAQEVRDLAQRSANAAKEIKTLINTSAAEVDNGVSLVRSTGDALLEIEGLVNKVNDHVNSIATAAREQATALQEINTSINHMDQMTQQNAAMVEETTAASQNLTEESRQLRMMLAKFQLGQVTEQRGWERAAA; translated from the coding sequence GTGGCATTCAGGAATTTGTCGATATTGAACAAGATCGGGCTGGTGGTCGTGGTGATGGGGCTTTCCTCCATCCTTCTGGCCATGGTCGGCGCGCGCGGCCTGTCCGCGCTTGAGTCGACAATGACCGCGGTCGGCGCCAAGGAAGAAGTGGCGCGCGAGGCGATGGATCTGCGTGTCGACATCATCGCAATCAGCCGGATGACCTATCAGCTCGCGGCAGCACCTGAGAAGGCGGAAGACTTTGCCGCCGAAACAGAGAAGCGTGCCAAGGAGATGCTCGACCGGCTGCCCAAGATCGAAGCCGCGGCCGATGCCACGCAGCTTGCCCAGGTCGGCAAAATCCGCCAGGTGCTCGAGCGTTATTTCAACGATATTCGGGCGATGGTCGATACCGCACGCGCCAGCGGCGGCACGGATCGCCAATCGATCGACGCGGCGCTCTCCGAGGCTCTTGCGGCGCAGAAGACGGTGACGGAAGCCGTGAAGGAATACAGTACCTATTCCGGCGATGCACTAGCCGCTGCCCGCGCGGAAGCCTTGGAGTCCTCTTCGCTTGCGATGTGGATCGAAATAATCGCGGCTGCGGGCTGCATCATTTTCGGCGCCGCCGTCAGCCTCGTTGTGGCGCGCCGTGGCATCGTCCTGCCGGTTCGCCGCCTCACGGCGATCATGACACGGATGGCCAACGGAGAACTGGAGGGGGTCGAAGCCGACGTATCGCGGCAGGACGAAATCGGCGAGATGGCACGTGCCGTGGAGGTCTTCCGGCGCAATGGCATCAGCATGCGCGACATGAAGGCCCAGGAGGCCGAGCTTCACGCCAGGACGAATGACCTGCAATCGAGCATCAGCAGCGTGGTCGCAGCGGCTGTCGCCGGCGATTTTACGCAGAGAATTACCAAGGACTACGACAGCGAGAACCTCAACCGCTTTGCGGGAAGCGTGAACGAACTCGTCTCGAGCGTCGATAGGGCCGTTACGGAAGTCCGCCGTGTCATCGCTGCCCTTGCGGAAGCCGATCTTACCCAGGGTATGGAGGGCAAGTTCCAGGGAGCGTTTGCGGAGCTGCAGACAAACGTCAACATGACGATGGTCACGCTCCGTTCGACCATGGAGAACGTCCGGTCGGCTGCCGGCACGATAAACCACAATTCCGCCGAACTGAGCTCGGCCGCGAACAATCTCGCGAAGCGAACCGAACAGCAGGCTGCGGCGCTGGAAGAAACGGCCGCCGCGCTGGATGAGATCACCTCGACCGTCCAGACCGCTTCCGAGCGGGCGAACGAGGCGCGCAGCATGGTGCAGGACACCAGGCAAAGCGCGGGAAAATCCGGTGAGATCGTCCGCAGCGCGATCGATGCGATGGGTCGTATTGAGTCCTCCTCCAGCCGCATCAACCAGATCATCTCGGTCATCGATGAGATCGCCTTCCAGACGAACCTCCTGGCGCTCAACGCCGGCGTGGAGGCTGCCCGTGCAGGAGAAGCAGGACGCGGCTTCGCGGTCGTGGCACAGGAAGTGCGCGACCTTGCCCAGCGTTCCGCCAACGCGGCCAAAGAGATCAAGACCCTGATCAATACCTCCGCCGCCGAAGTGGACAACGGGGTGTCGCTGGTTCGCTCCACCGGAGACGCTCTCCTGGAGATCGAAGGCCTGGTAAACAAGGTCAATGATCATGTGAACTCGATCGCCACGGCTGCGCGCGAACAGGCTACGGCCCTGCAGGAAATCAATACGTCCATCAACCATATGGACCAGATGACCCAGCAGAATGCCGCAATGGTTGAAGAGACGACCGCCGCCAGCCAGAACCTGACGGAAGAGAGCAGGCAGCTTCGCATGATGCTCGCCAAATTCCAGCTGGGCCAGGTCACCGAACAGCGTGGCTGGGAACGCGCCGCCGCCTGA
- the cobM gene encoding precorrin-4 C(11)-methyltransferase, translating into MTVHFIGAGPGAADLITVRGRDLIASCPVCLYAGSIVSPELLQYCPPGARIVDTAPMSLDEIEAEFLRAETAGEDIARLHSGDLSVWSAVAEQIRRLDKSGIAYTMTPGVPSFAAAASALGRELTIPAVGQSLVLTRVSGRASPMPNRETLQAFGTTGTTLAIHLAIHALDRVVEELTPLYGPDCPVAIVVKASWPDERVLRGTLADIAGKVEADPIERTALIFVGPTLAAQDFRESSLYDPAYQRRFRGRGE; encoded by the coding sequence ATGACAGTTCATTTCATTGGTGCCGGCCCGGGCGCTGCAGACCTCATCACCGTGCGCGGCCGGGACCTGATCGCCAGCTGCCCCGTGTGTCTCTATGCGGGTTCGATCGTCTCGCCGGAACTGCTGCAATACTGCCCGCCGGGCGCGCGCATCGTAGATACCGCCCCGATGTCGCTGGACGAGATCGAGGCTGAATTTCTTCGCGCCGAGACCGCCGGTGAAGACATCGCACGGCTGCACTCCGGCGACCTTTCCGTCTGGAGTGCGGTCGCAGAGCAGATCCGTCGCCTCGATAAAAGCGGTATCGCATACACGATGACGCCGGGCGTGCCCTCTTTTGCGGCCGCTGCCTCGGCACTCGGGCGCGAACTCACCATTCCGGCAGTGGGCCAGAGCCTCGTGCTGACCCGCGTTTCCGGACGGGCATCGCCGATGCCGAATCGGGAAACGCTGCAAGCCTTCGGGACCACGGGCACGACGCTGGCGATCCATCTCGCCATCCATGCCCTCGACAGGGTCGTGGAGGAGTTGACGCCGCTCTACGGTCCGGATTGCCCTGTCGCAATCGTCGTCAAGGCCTCATGGCCCGATGAACGGGTGCTGCGCGGCACCCTCGCCGACATTGCCGGCAAGGTCGAGGCAGATCCCATTGAGAGGACCGCGTTGATCTTCGTCGGTCCGACGCTTGCCGCACAGGACTTCCGCGAAAGCTCGCTGTATGACCCCGCCTACCAGCGCCGGTTCCGCGGGCGCGGCGAGTAG
- the metH gene encoding methionine synthase codes for MTTDSENLFGPLLPRRSGLEIAAALSALANERILILDGAMGTEIQTLGLVEQDFRGTRFGDCACHQQGNNDLLTLTQPAAIEDIHYRYALAGADILETNTFSSTTIAQADYGMEEMVYELNRDGARLARRAGLRAEQKDGRRRFVAGALGPTNRTASISPDVNNPGYRAVSFDDLRIAYGEQLRGLIDGGADIILIETIFDTLNAKAAIFACAEIFEEKDITLPVMISGTITDLSGRTLSGQTPEAFWNSVRHASPISIGLNCALGANAMRDHIAEISSVADAYVCAYPNAGLPNAFGKYDQTPEEMAAQVEEFMREGLVNIVGGCCGSTPAHIRAIAEVAKRHAPRPIPEIPRFMRLSGLQPFTLTKDIPFVNVGERTNVTGSAKFRKLITAGDYAAALDVARDQVANGAQVIDINMDEGLIDSTRAMTEYLNLIAAEPDIAKVPVMIDSSKWEVIEAGLKCVQGKPIVNSISLKEGEEVFLKHARLVRAYGAAVVVMAFDEQGQADTRARKVEICTRAYKLLTEVAGLRPEDIIFDPNIFAVATGIEEHNNYGVDFIEATREIVSTLAHVHVSGGVSNLSFSFRGNEPVREAMHAVFLYHAIQAGMDMGIVNAGQLAVYESIEPELREACEDVVLNRRSDATERMLQLAERFKGTAGKEARERDLQWREWTVAKRLEHALVNGITEFVEADTEEARQQAERPLHVIEGPLMAGMNVVGDLFGSGKMFLPQVVKSARVMKQAVAVLLPYMEAEKLANGGDGERRSAGKILMATVKGDVHDIGKNIVGVVLACNNYEIIDLGVMVPASKILQVARDENVDIIGLSGLITPSLDEMVHVASEMEREGLGIPLLIGGATTSRVHTAVKIHPRYQIGQTVYVTDASRAVGVVSSLLSDDMRPGYVETLRAEYRKVAETHARNEAEKLRLPLERARENAFRPDWEGYTPKKPSFLGTRIWQDWDLAELARYIDWTPFFQTWELKGVYPKILDDEKQGPAARQLFADAQAMLAKIIDEKWFTPKAVVGFWPANAVGDDIRLFDDETRQTELASLFTLRQQLSKRDGRPNVALSDFMAPLDTGRPDYVGGFVVTAGIGEIAIAERFERANDDYSSIMVKALADRFAEAFAERLHEYVRKELWGYAPDESFTPEQLIGEPYAGIRPAPGYPAQPDHTEKTTLFRLLDAENAIGVSLTESFAMWPGSSVSGLYIAQPESYYFGVAKVERDQVEDYAARKDMAVGEVERWLGPVLNYVPAPASLAAE; via the coding sequence ATGACCACCGACTCCGAAAACCTGTTCGGACCCTTGTTGCCTCGCCGCAGCGGATTGGAGATCGCAGCCGCCCTGTCGGCGCTGGCAAACGAGCGCATCCTGATCCTCGATGGGGCCATGGGAACGGAGATCCAGACGCTCGGCCTGGTCGAGCAGGATTTTCGAGGGACGCGCTTCGGCGATTGCGCCTGCCACCAGCAGGGCAACAACGATCTTCTGACGCTGACGCAGCCAGCGGCAATCGAGGATATCCACTACCGCTATGCTCTTGCAGGCGCGGATATCCTGGAAACCAATACGTTCTCCTCCACCACCATCGCGCAGGCCGATTACGGCATGGAAGAGATGGTCTATGAGCTCAACCGCGATGGCGCGCGGCTTGCGCGGCGCGCAGGGCTGAGGGCCGAGCAGAAGGATGGCCGGCGCAGGTTCGTCGCCGGCGCCCTGGGGCCGACAAACCGCACCGCGTCCATTTCTCCTGATGTCAACAATCCCGGCTACCGCGCGGTCTCCTTCGACGATCTCAGAATCGCCTATGGCGAGCAGCTGCGCGGCCTCATCGATGGTGGCGCGGACATCATTCTGATCGAGACGATCTTCGACACGCTGAACGCCAAGGCGGCGATCTTCGCCTGCGCTGAGATCTTCGAGGAGAAGGACATTACGCTGCCGGTCATGATTTCCGGCACGATCACCGACCTTTCTGGCAGGACACTGTCTGGGCAGACACCGGAAGCCTTCTGGAATTCCGTCCGCCATGCTTCGCCGATCTCGATCGGGCTTAACTGTGCCCTTGGCGCCAATGCGATGCGCGATCACATTGCGGAGATCTCGTCCGTCGCCGACGCCTATGTCTGCGCCTATCCCAATGCCGGTCTTCCGAACGCCTTCGGCAAGTATGATCAGACACCCGAGGAGATGGCCGCGCAGGTTGAGGAGTTCATGCGCGAGGGCCTCGTCAACATCGTTGGCGGATGCTGCGGCTCCACGCCAGCGCACATTCGCGCGATTGCCGAAGTGGCCAAGCGCCATGCGCCGCGCCCGATACCGGAAATCCCGCGCTTCATGCGGCTCTCCGGGCTGCAGCCCTTCACCCTGACGAAGGACATTCCGTTCGTGAATGTCGGCGAGCGGACGAATGTCACGGGTTCGGCGAAGTTCCGCAAGCTTATCACCGCCGGTGACTACGCTGCCGCGCTTGACGTCGCGCGCGACCAGGTGGCGAACGGTGCCCAGGTCATCGACATCAACATGGACGAGGGGCTGATCGATTCCACCAGGGCGATGACGGAATACCTCAACCTTATCGCCGCAGAACCGGACATCGCGAAAGTGCCGGTCATGATCGATTCGTCGAAGTGGGAAGTCATCGAGGCCGGCCTGAAATGCGTGCAGGGCAAGCCGATCGTGAACTCGATTTCGCTCAAGGAAGGGGAAGAGGTATTCCTGAAGCATGCGCGGCTTGTCCGTGCCTATGGCGCGGCCGTGGTGGTCATGGCGTTTGATGAGCAGGGCCAGGCGGATACGCGGGCGCGCAAGGTCGAAATCTGCACGCGCGCCTACAAGCTCCTGACCGAGGTCGCGGGGCTTCGCCCGGAAGACATCATCTTCGACCCCAACATCTTTGCGGTGGCGACCGGTATCGAAGAGCACAACAACTACGGCGTGGATTTCATCGAGGCGACGCGTGAGATCGTCTCTACGCTTGCCCATGTGCATGTCTCGGGCGGCGTCTCCAACCTGTCGTTCTCGTTTCGCGGCAACGAGCCCGTGCGCGAGGCCATGCATGCGGTATTTCTCTATCATGCCATCCAGGCCGGAATGGACATGGGCATCGTCAATGCCGGCCAGCTCGCGGTCTATGAGTCGATCGAGCCCGAACTGCGCGAGGCCTGCGAGGACGTGGTGCTGAACCGGCGATCCGACGCGACGGAACGCATGCTGCAGCTTGCAGAACGTTTCAAGGGAACGGCTGGCAAGGAAGCAAGGGAACGGGATCTCCAGTGGCGTGAATGGACCGTCGCAAAGCGGCTCGAGCATGCGCTCGTCAACGGCATAACCGAATTCGTCGAGGCGGATACCGAGGAAGCCCGTCAACAGGCCGAGCGTCCGCTGCACGTCATCGAGGGGCCGCTGATGGCCGGGATGAACGTGGTCGGCGACCTGTTCGGCTCTGGAAAGATGTTCCTGCCGCAGGTTGTTAAATCGGCGCGCGTTATGAAGCAGGCGGTTGCCGTGCTTCTTCCCTACATGGAAGCCGAGAAGCTCGCGAACGGTGGCGACGGAGAGCGTCGCAGCGCGGGCAAGATCCTGATGGCAACCGTCAAGGGCGACGTGCACGATATCGGCAAGAACATCGTCGGCGTCGTGCTCGCCTGCAACAACTACGAGATCATCGATCTCGGCGTGATGGTGCCTGCTTCGAAGATCCTGCAGGTGGCCAGGGACGAGAATGTCGACATCATCGGTCTGTCGGGGCTCATCACGCCTTCGCTGGACGAGATGGTGCATGTCGCTTCCGAGATGGAACGGGAAGGCCTCGGCATTCCGCTCCTGATCGGGGGAGCAACGACGAGCCGTGTTCACACGGCGGTCAAGATTCACCCCCGCTATCAGATAGGGCAGACGGTCTATGTGACCGATGCCAGCCGTGCGGTCGGTGTCGTCTCCAGCCTGCTTTCCGACGACATGCGTCCAGGCTATGTCGAGACCCTCCGGGCGGAGTACCGCAAGGTGGCGGAGACGCATGCCCGGAACGAGGCGGAAAAGTTGCGCCTGCCGCTGGAAAGAGCACGGGAAAACGCATTCCGGCCGGATTGGGAAGGTTATACTCCCAAGAAGCCGTCCTTCCTCGGCACCCGGATCTGGCAGGATTGGGATCTGGCGGAACTCGCCCGCTACATCGACTGGACGCCATTCTTCCAGACCTGGGAGCTGAAGGGCGTTTATCCGAAAATTCTCGACGATGAGAAACAGGGACCCGCGGCACGCCAGCTCTTTGCTGACGCACAGGCGATGCTGGCCAAGATCATCGATGAAAAATGGTTCACACCAAAGGCCGTCGTGGGCTTCTGGCCCGCCAACGCCGTCGGCGACGACATTCGCCTGTTCGACGATGAGACGAGGCAGACGGAGCTTGCTTCATTGTTCACGCTTCGCCAGCAGCTTTCGAAGCGCGACGGCCGTCCGAATGTCGCGCTCTCCGACTTCATGGCGCCGCTGGACACCGGCAGGCCAGACTATGTCGGCGGCTTCGTCGTTACCGCGGGTATCGGGGAGATCGCCATTGCCGAACGCTTCGAGCGGGCCAATGACGACTACTCCTCCATCATGGTGAAAGCTCTCGCGGACCGTTTCGCCGAAGCGTTCGCAGAACGCCTTCACGAGTACGTCCGCAAGGAACTGTGGGGATATGCTCCGGACGAGAGTTTCACGCCCGAGCAGCTGATCGGCGAGCCCTACGCCGGTATCCGTCCGGCCCCGGGCTATCCCGCGCAGCCGGACCACACGGAGAAGACGACCCTCTTCCGTCTGCTCGACGCGGAGAACGCGATCGGCGTCAGCCTGACCGAAAGTTTCGCCATGTGGCCGGGGTCCTCCGTCTCCGGGCTCTACATCGCCCAGCCGGAGAGCTACTACTTCGGTGTCGCCAAGGTGGAGCGAGACCAGGTCGAGGACTACGCGGCCCGCAAGGATATGGCGGTGGGTGAGGTTGAGCGCTGGCTGGGGCCGGTGCTGAACTACGTGCCAGCTCCGGCATCGCTTGCGGCGGAGTAG
- a CDS encoding polysaccharide biosynthesis/export family protein, giving the protein MSSMHSEFQAFVATVFRACLRLPAVSGVTIAFLAALVCSPVAAEDYKFGPMDKLNIRVVDWQPSDGTFRQWTALTGEFTIGPDGTLSLPFAGEVKAQGRSAHEVATDLSHALQEKLGLVEPPATSVEISEFRPIFVAGEVQTPGKFPFDPEMTVLKAISLAGGMRRSLSSDQRFERDLLSAKGNYDLLLTERERLLVQQARLEAELRNDADFEFADSSDEGDHPGQQDMVADEKALMLSRQQGLSAQRSALEERKVLLEDEVSTLTKNKEAQSRQMDLIKLEIARTGKLADQGLILSSRILSLELTASDTQSKLLDLDTATVRSKQEIGRVSAELVELGNKQKTDVIAELQKTKAAIKANDLNLKMYAGLMTEALTNAPAAAGLAGTRSEDLLKYTVMRTTNGTTEEISALESTALRPGDLVKVSLIER; this is encoded by the coding sequence ATGAGTAGCATGCACAGCGAGTTTCAGGCTTTCGTCGCAACCGTCTTCCGCGCTTGCCTCAGGCTGCCCGCGGTATCCGGCGTGACCATTGCTTTCCTCGCGGCGCTTGTCTGCTCGCCGGTCGCCGCCGAGGACTACAAGTTTGGCCCGATGGACAAGCTCAACATCCGCGTCGTCGACTGGCAGCCCAGTGACGGAACATTTCGCCAATGGACTGCCCTGACAGGTGAATTCACGATCGGTCCGGATGGCACGCTATCCCTGCCCTTCGCGGGAGAAGTGAAAGCCCAGGGCCGTTCCGCTCATGAAGTCGCGACCGACCTTTCACATGCGTTGCAGGAGAAACTCGGGCTTGTGGAGCCTCCCGCCACATCGGTGGAGATAAGCGAGTTCCGCCCGATCTTCGTCGCCGGCGAAGTCCAGACGCCTGGCAAGTTCCCTTTCGACCCCGAAATGACGGTTCTGAAGGCAATCAGCCTGGCGGGCGGCATGCGTCGCTCGCTCAGCAGCGACCAGCGGTTCGAGCGCGACCTTCTGAGCGCCAAGGGAAACTACGACCTTCTGCTCACCGAGCGTGAACGTCTGTTGGTTCAACAGGCGCGCCTTGAAGCCGAACTGAGGAACGACGCAGATTTCGAGTTCGCAGACTCCTCGGACGAGGGGGACCATCCCGGACAACAAGATATGGTTGCGGACGAAAAAGCTCTGATGCTCTCGCGACAGCAAGGTCTTTCAGCACAGCGCAGCGCGCTCGAGGAAAGAAAGGTCTTGCTCGAGGACGAGGTGTCCACTCTGACCAAGAACAAGGAAGCACAGTCCCGCCAGATGGATCTCATCAAGCTGGAAATCGCTCGTACCGGAAAATTGGCTGACCAAGGGCTGATATTGAGCTCCCGCATTCTCAGTCTGGAACTGACAGCGTCGGACACCCAGAGCAAACTGCTTGATCTCGATACGGCAACGGTCAGGTCCAAACAGGAAATAGGCAGGGTTTCGGCCGAGCTCGTCGAACTCGGCAACAAACAGAAGACCGATGTCATAGCAGAGCTGCAAAAAACCAAGGCAGCGATCAAAGCGAACGATCTTAATCTCAAGATGTATGCCGGATTGATGACGGAGGCGCTGACAAACGCACCCGCGGCCGCTGGCTTGGCGGGGACACGATCTGAAGACCTGCTGAAGTATACTGTTATGCGTACGACGAACGGAACGACGGAAGAAATATCCGCCCTGGAAAGTACTGCATTGCGTCCAGGTGATCTCGTTAAAGTGTCGCTGATTGAGCGTTAG
- a CDS encoding sugar transferase has protein sequence MVAILSLFDSKADLSTHAFDSSGFATKKNSKGSPYEEVKYIFDLLVASIAILFLAPFLLIVAVLIKLDSRGPVLFSQTRWGRGGQKIKVFKFRTMFVDQCDASGVTQTVKGDTRITPIGAFLRRTNIDELPQLFNVLRGDMSLVGPRCHAVGMLAAGMPYEQLVPQYHRRHAVRPGITGLAQMRGLRGPTDRSSLARARIAFDIYYVEHQSLLLDLKIIFGTILSELRNGKGF, from the coding sequence ATGGTTGCGATCCTTTCCTTATTTGATAGTAAAGCCGACCTCTCGACACACGCTTTTGATTCTTCAGGGTTTGCGACCAAGAAGAATTCAAAAGGATCTCCCTATGAGGAGGTCAAGTATATCTTCGATTTGCTCGTAGCATCGATCGCTATACTGTTTCTGGCGCCGTTTCTGTTAATCGTTGCGGTACTGATAAAGTTGGACAGCCGCGGGCCGGTCCTCTTTTCTCAGACCCGCTGGGGTCGTGGCGGACAAAAGATCAAGGTCTTTAAGTTTCGGACAATGTTTGTCGATCAATGCGACGCGTCCGGCGTGACGCAAACCGTCAAGGGCGACACGCGGATTACGCCGATCGGCGCCTTCCTTCGGCGCACGAATATCGACGAACTTCCCCAACTGTTCAACGTGTTGAGAGGCGACATGTCGCTTGTCGGCCCGCGGTGTCACGCCGTAGGTATGCTCGCGGCCGGCATGCCGTACGAGCAACTGGTTCCCCAGTACCATCGCCGCCACGCTGTTCGTCCCGGCATTACCGGCCTTGCCCAGATGCGCGGGCTGCGCGGTCCGACTGATCGATCGAGCCTCGCCAGGGCTCGCATCGCCTTCGACATATACTATGTCGAGCACCAATCGCTTTTGCTGGATCTCAAGATTATTTTCGGAACAATACTGTCCGAGCTGCGGAACGGCAAGGGTTTCTAA
- a CDS encoding DUF937 domain-containing protein: MASNLVSYIMQLLTPETIARLAGALGLDANKAQRAIAAAVPALLAGLGGVAAQPGGAQRVADAAGQQSGVLGSLAGMLSSGGQESLGQAGSQLLSSLFGSGDSGALANAVGSYAGLDRNASTSLLGMLAPIVMSGVAQQSGNDLSANGVAGLLASQKDNIASALPSGVGDLLRGTGLLNALGGSARAAAATAGQAADRAAATATSVGNAGQRAASQAATGSSRWLYWLIAALAIAALLYYMFGRPAQHATPEAGAPTQSLTVDGVDVGKQLTDTLTSLQTTVTGVTDAASAQAALPKLEANLGEIDKVSTTAGQLTAEQKAALKALITPMMSTVNGLFDKVLAIPGVSDVLKPTIDSIKAKLAALTA, translated from the coding sequence ATGGCCAGCAATCTTGTTTCCTACATTATGCAACTTCTGACGCCGGAGACGATCGCTCGCCTTGCCGGAGCGCTTGGTTTGGATGCCAACAAGGCCCAGCGTGCAATAGCTGCCGCAGTGCCTGCGTTGCTGGCGGGTCTCGGCGGCGTCGCCGCGCAGCCGGGGGGCGCACAGAGGGTCGCCGACGCTGCGGGACAACAGAGCGGTGTCCTTGGCAGCCTTGCTGGAATGCTGAGTTCGGGCGGCCAGGAATCGCTTGGCCAGGCCGGATCGCAGCTCCTGTCGTCCCTCTTTGGCTCCGGCGACAGTGGAGCACTTGCAAATGCTGTAGGCAGTTATGCCGGGCTCGACCGCAATGCGAGCACTTCCCTGCTCGGCATGCTGGCTCCGATCGTGATGAGCGGCGTCGCGCAGCAAAGCGGCAATGATTTGAGCGCGAACGGCGTTGCGGGTCTGCTGGCAAGCCAGAAGGACAACATTGCTTCCGCCCTTCCTTCGGGCGTCGGTGACTTGCTGAGGGGGACGGGTCTTTTGAACGCGCTCGGCGGCTCCGCGAGAGCGGCAGCGGCTACGGCGGGTCAGGCGGCCGATCGCGCTGCGGCCACGGCCACATCAGTAGGCAATGCCGGACAGCGCGCGGCGTCCCAGGCGGCGACCGGATCCTCGCGCTGGCTCTACTGGCTGATTGCAGCTTTGGCGATCGCAGCCCTGCTGTACTATATGTTCGGAAGACCGGCGCAGCACGCCACTCCGGAAGCGGGTGCACCCACGCAGAGCCTGACTGTTGACGGCGTGGATGTCGGCAAACAGCTGACGGATACCCTTACCAGCCTGCAGACGACTGTGACGGGGGTTACGGATGCGGCTTCCGCACAGGCTGCTTTGCCCAAGCTCGAAGCAAACCTTGGCGAGATCGACAAGGTGAGTACGACAGCGGGGCAACTCACGGCGGAGCAGAAGGCCGCGCTCAAGGCCTTGATTACGCCGATGATGTCGACCGTCAACGGGCTTTTCGACAAGGTCCTCGCGATTCCGGGCGTGTCCGATGTCCTGAAGCCGACGATCGACTCGATCAAGGCAAAGCTTGCGGCCCTCACGGCTTGA